A window of Ananas comosus cultivar F153 linkage group 11, ASM154086v1, whole genome shotgun sequence genomic DNA:
ttaattagacTCCTTACTTTTTACATGGGCTAGTAGAGCACTAACGGCGGTCATTTAtaatgttattattatatattattgatgtgtTTACACAtttatatgatatattaaaATGCGTATATAaaccaattaaaaattattatattataaattataatatattaataatatacaaAGATAATATTACAAAAAGAACTTGCAATTAGATTAATatgagttaaatatatataacatatcaATCACATacgcacacacacaaaaaaatctaaaagggATAAAGGGATTAAATTCCGTCCACAACTGACGTAGTACAAATGGTCCACTGAACAAGTTACATTCTCGAACCGGACCAGGAATGTTAATGGGTATAGATACCTAAAATTTCATCCGAATCTGAACTCAGAACCTGAATATAACGGATTTATCTGATATTAAACAGATATAGTTTCGAATATGGATGTCAAAAAAATtgacggatttggattcgggtaTGAATTTTGAGTATTTCCAATCCGAACAAAACCGAACCCGACCGAAACtgaattaattttacattattttatattatatatatgtataaatatttgatgttatttttgaatttgtattttaaaattttagatttaatataatatgtttcgAAATATTTTCcagagaaattattattttgagtttgaatttctGGATTCagtttcggattcgggtttcagatttttgattggatttggGCACCgatatgaattttcaaaatccgtCCGATGTggattcgagttcggatttttaaaaatccgttcCGAATCTGATCTGCTGAGATCCCTAAACCGGACCGGTCCATACCCGACCCAACCcgggtcgggttcggggcgGAGCGAAGCGAACGCTAAAAGTGCACCGCGGAGGCCCCGACCCAATTACCGCACGCGCAGTTAACCGTTGGGAGCGGCGGTGACGCGACcccgtcgccttcttcttcgaGAGCTCGCGAATCCCCCTCCCATCCATGGCGCCGGGTTCTCCACAACAACGCCCACTCTCTCCGCACCGAATCGATCCCAATTCCCCCACTCCGCCCCTTAAATCCCCGCCCCCATTCCCCTCTCCTCATCGCTCGCCCCCTCTCCCGCGCTCGATTCCATGGCGGGGGCTCGGATCTCGGCCGTGGTGCTGGATCTCGACGGGACGCTCTTGGACACAGGTACTCGATCCGAGTTTTCCCTGGTTTGATTAGGAGTTTTgttgtttctagggttttgatcggttttttttggtgggggtggggggttGTGTAGAGAGGGCGACGAGGGGGATATTGGGCGAGTTCCTAGCGATGTATGGGAAGGTGCCGGATttggagaaggaggagaagaggttGGGGCAGATGCATAAGGAGTCGGCGGCGGAGATCGTGAGGGATTACGAGCTCCCGATGTCGGGGGAGGAGTTCTCGGAGGCGATCATGCCGTTGTATAAGGAAAGGTGGGAATTTTCTCcaaaaaagaagctaaatttATTGCATTTTGATGAAAAAGATTAATACTATACATGTTAAAGAATATGAAACAAACGATATTCTCCTTGAAAAGCTTAAACTACTAGAAATCAGTATTTTGAATATCTTATATTCAACAATTTCCCTcgcgtctgggctcgagacaaTTTGATAGGCCGAagatgtgaatttgaattaaaagaaaaaaaattaataatactaagaGCCTGACGGGACtcacataaatttgtattaaaaggaaaataataataataataatactaggGGCCTGATGGGACTCGAACTCAAGACATTCTagtccaaaagcttaagctattagataACAGTATTTTTAATAGCTTATATTCAATAATGCATATGTTATTTTCTAGTTTGTGGTCTTCGCCTTTTATGCACACATTGTTTGATGGTTGTGGCATTTCAAAGACAATTAAAGAAACTAGTGGTTTAGTATCTTACATTCAACACTGCCAAGACTTTTTAATAGGCTCAAACAAACTTGGGATCAATGTAtgaacttttctttcttttttttttttctttttttttttttgctcaattATATAGATGCAGGACTCGAATCCAAGACCTTATGCTTTGATACCACTGTTTGTCTCTGAAAACTAAACCTGTAAGAGAATGTGTATTTCTCTATTTGACTGTGTATGCACTAGTGTATGTGATGACAGCGGCAGAAGCCATGCATTTGGATGATGAAATTGCTATTCTGCTATAAATCAAGATCGGTGACAGATTTAAAAAATAGTCCTGCAATTGCCACAATGCTGTCGAGGAGGTCCCCCATCTAGCCGTGGGCTCAATTCTGTGAATTGTGGGCAGCCCCCGTCTAGCCATGGGCTCAATTCTGTGAATTGTGGGCAGTGATCTCCTTAGCATTGCCATGTTCGACGATGGAATATTTCAACTCTCACTAAACTTGATTTACAGCAAACACTCTTTCTTTATTTAAAAGATATATGTCTCAAGGCGTTCTTAGGTAAATGGTGATTGTTTAATTAAAACTCTACAtaaataagtgaaaaataaaactttcataAATTCGTTTACTAATTAAATCCCTAATAACTATCTTAATTTGTTTATAGGTACCGGAGATTTACTTCCAGCcaaataatttattctattatatGTGTTTTAGGTTGTTGACCATATCTTGTATAAGGTGGATATTTGCAGATTTTAGTAACCTGATAATGCTAAACTTGCAAATTTCGAAAAATTGTTTCTTCAGTTTAAGTGGCTTCTTTGAGACTTGATATTGTATTGGAAGTACGAGAAATCGACTCATCAGTACCTTCTTAACATGTCCAGGACAAATGAGAGTATACTAGGCTATGGAAATTTATCCGCTAACAGTGCAATTATGTTTTTGCAGGTGGCCGCAAGCAAAACCATTGCCAGGTGTTAATCGACTTATCAGGCATCTTCACAAGCATGGGATTCCATTGGGACTTGCTTCAAATTCCATAAGGAAATATATTGAAACAAAACTTTCGCATCACAAAGGTTGTGCTTTACCATTGCTGTTGAAAAATAACTCCATAACTATTTTGTCGCTACTGAGttgattatctaattttaattaacttCTCAAATACATATTATTCTGTGAACGTTTCTAATGACTAGCTTTTGCAGATTGGAAAGAGTCCTTTTCTGTCATTCTTGGTGGAGATGATGTCAATCATGGAAAACCTTCCCCAGACATGTTGGTACCTTTCGTTCAAGTAACCGAAAGCGTTTGCTGAATAATTTTATCTTCCCATGCATGTGGACTTGTCATTGCTTCTTACACCTGTTATGCAGATTTCTAGAGGCAGCAAAGAGACTTGGTGCAGATTCATCATCCTGCTTGGTTATAGAAGATTCTGTGTGAGTAAACAAATATATCTATTAgcgaacatttttttttctattttatagaACAAAATGCCAAAGACTCTATCTTCACTTTTGAGAATACTTAATCGtaaaagaagcttcaattcTGTTGCTTCTATCGCTACTTCAGTTGGTGTTTGCAGATTTTAGATGTTAGTTGTTACTAAGAGAAGTTATTGAAAGATGCTTGTAATTGCTCTTGATTAGGAGCTGTGTGGATTAAATATGAACAACAAGAGGTGATTAGGTTAAATAGAAAGTTTTCTACTGATGCTCACTAGTTAAAGCTACCATCAACAATATAAATAACACAAAAACGGACATTGTAAATTACACATAACCCTAGTTGCTTTCCGTGGTGAGAACAGCTATTTCGGCATTGTTGTTCTGTAAGACATAATCAGTAATTGATAGCATTGACATACTCTAGAGGTAAATGATTTCTCCTTGTTGAATGCTATTATGCAGTCGTTCCCATGCCGCACTAAATCACTCCCTTAGTTTATCATAGCCTCAGTACAGTTATTTAGTATGCCATCATTCATGAAAGTGCCTTATATTTTTCACGGAATTGAAGATTATGAATAAATAAACACTTCTTTGAAATAGGGTTGGTGTTAGAGCTGCCAAGGCTTCTGGGGCGAAGGTAGTGGCTGTTCCATCTCTCCAAAGTCAAGTGGAAAACTATTCAATTGCAAACTCTGTCCTTCATTCCTTATTAGAGTTTCAGCCTGAATTATGGGGCCTTCCACCGTTTGAAGATTGTACATTTCTATGCTGATTCATCTACTTttagtatttctttttttttttcaattcaagGTTTGAAATTTACTATTCCATTTTTCAGGGGTTCAAAATACATTGCCTATCGAACCATTACTTGTCAGGGACCTATTTGGCGAGGTAGTTTCTGATGCTATCCTTTCAGTAAACACAGGTAAATTAAATCCGTTTATCTTGTATAATGATGTATATATCTTCCATTTTCTGATTTCCTTTTTCCTCTTGCGTGAACAAATAGAAAATTGTTCATGCGAATCTCTTCCTGACCAATTGTGGGGAGTTCTCTTCGGTTGGGCGAAACTGGAAAAGCATGGAACTTATAAGATGGTAGCGAGCATTGGGTGGGACCTTTCTTTGGGTATTCCTAAGAGAGTGATGGTAAAATACCTTATAAGTTATTGCCGACTAACTGTTAATTATCCTTCAAATATTTAAATGCATCTTATACATTTCTGAATAATTTATCGTAATAACGACTTGCCACTCCTTGGCAGCGACTGAGTCTACTTGATCCTATCGAGAACTTCAAGGGGGAGCTGTTGCATCTGCTTCTTGTTGGGTACATTCGGAAGCTCCAAAATGAGGTATGAAGAGATCTTTTCAGATTAAGAGCACCGTAAGCTTTATCGTCGCGCATAAGACTAAAATTAACATACACACCGGATGAAATATGAAAAGCTAATGCACTGAAATAACCTTAGTATCAATAAAAACAGTCATAAGTACTTCGTAGTCGGAATCCGAATTCTGTCAGaagaatattttttctttataagtTCTAAAAATTCAATGAGCATACTATGACAGATTTGTGAAAAGTTCTTAAAATGTTGAGAAAAAGCAGACAAAGTAGCGAATTAAAGGATTCATGCCATATTTCCTTTCTTATGCGACATTATGTTAAAATATTCAGATTTGTCTGAAAGTTAATCTTAATATTCAaacatttctattttttttggttcttccATTGAGATATCTATGTGTGCCCATATCTCTAGGGGTTTTTCGCTTGCATAGTTACTAAGTTGGCAAATATTATGCAGGAAAATATGTCTGAGGCTTTAAAAATATCGGAAGAAGATGAGAGCATCGCACGAGCCGCATTAGATCTCCCAGTTTTCGCACATCATGCAAACAACCTTCTCTTTGAATAAGCTATTCTTACTTTGCTTCATCATCGCGACTCATTGATGATTCAAAGGACAGTTTTAGTTGTATCTTTTAAGCATAAAATAGTTAGGCGGCTTCGCCATGCTTGCACTTTAGatgctttaaaattaaaagcttttGATAGATTAGTGAAGTTATTTTCACTAAACACCCTTGAGAACATACTATCATCCTTCTTGTGTATTGTCTATTTTGGGTACAAATTGTCCTGGTGATCCTCATCTTTTTGATTagtttcaatttggtccccaatcTATCAATTGTTACAATTGGAAACAAATTTCTATGTTGAGCAAGCACCATACCATTTAAGCAAACtcaattttgaacttttataaGCCCAAAAGCTTCTTTTATGGCAGTTTAACATGGATAATTCTAcccaaattatttaaaaaaatcgtAAGCTTGCAATCAAATGCATATGTTAGAAATTTACGGGTTATTTGATTGCATATAGTAGAACTGCACTCACCGATTTAAATGCCGTGACACAAGGTCGTACTAGAAATTTACTAGCATGGTGCATGCCGGACTGTACCCATATATGTATGGTCGCAAAAAATACATTTGTGTCGACATATAATGGCATAAAATACATATGTTCGTAGGTGCATgatcacaaaaaataaatatatgccGACGCAtaagtaggggtggcaatccagctcgttgttcgcgagccggctcgtgttcggctcaaaatgagctcgagatcgNgatgggcgagggcgagggcgaggcggaggaggagggtgaGACGGCACGGCCGACTATGCCATCGGTGAGGGGAGGAAGGTGGCGTTGCCGAGGAAGAGGTAGAAGGGTATTTTggctataaaaaatatataataataggatATAGATGGAACCCTAATGGAACACCCACCGACGGCGAGGTctaaagtgaacattttttattttttaagggggcaaaatgtaggtttttaaataatagggaggaaaagtaaaaaaaagggattttgtCTGGgaggttttttgtaatttagccttaaaattataaatttaattatacatttaaattaagaatttaagtgccatgacacggggtcgtgccgaaaAGAGGCACGGTATGGTATGGTGCGTGCCGGGTTGtgtcgatgcgtgccggtcacaaaaaatatgtgtgcCAAACTGCTAAcatataatagtataaaatatttattttctctagCAACAAACTATtgtaattgcttattatgtatctttatcaaatcttttgaactttgttgagaaaattacttactaatttaaagaaaagagagttttgagctaTGTCATCGGTATGGGGGCTGTATCGTGCCAATATTTTGTTGGTACAATATGACACGATAGATACGGCTcatgccgatgggcacttaaaatcCTTGATTACACTACAGCTGTAACTACATGTAAATTCAAATCTGGTGTTTGGTTTGGTGCTATTTTGAATTCAACTGCTGCAATTGGAACTATATAAAGaggtccaactgcagcagttagaACTATACCCAagctgcagttccaactacagcagttcgaaagagtaattttaaacaaaagataaatATAGCTCCCGaatcactttttcttttcttttttttatattgaaggTAATCTTATCACCTCATAtgtgaagtgaaaaaaatttaaaaatgccTTTCGAAAtccatgcaaccaaacaaataattTATCATTGCATCACTTTCTATAATATCCAACCAAATATGAGGTCTCAGGCATGTAGTTGTAACTGTTGCATTTTCAATTGCATATATCATTAGTTGcattgtatttttaattatatttaatcaaACAGTCTCTTAGTTGTAACAATTGAAGGGCTATTTTATCCATAAAAATAGGACTATACGAAGAAGCACTATTTGCTAGATCCGCCGAATCGCTTCCCATTGCAGCTTAAGAAGCAGCTTCAAATTGTGTTGTCTATATCTGGGCCAAAAAGATTCATCTTAGCTTTTTTAATCTCCAAATGAATTTGCTCCTAATTGTTCTTTGTTCAGCATAGTTGGGTGTTTCACAAAATAATAGTCCAAAATATTTGTTGCGACGAAAAATTGAAATGTTCTTTTTGA
This region includes:
- the LOC109716904 gene encoding bifunctional riboflavin kinase/FMN phosphatase-like gives rise to the protein MAGARISAVVLDLDGTLLDTERATRGILGEFLAMYGKVPDLEKEEKRLGQMHKESAAEIVRDYELPMSGEEFSEAIMPLYKERWPQAKPLPGVNRLIRHLHKHGIPLGLASNSIRKYIETKLSHHKDWKESFSVILGGDDVNHGKPSPDIFLEAAKRLGADSSSCLVIEDSVVGVRAAKASGAKVVAVPSLQSQVENYSIANSVLHSLLEFQPELWGLPPFEDWVQNTLPIEPLLVRDLFGEVVSDAILSVNTENCSCESLPDQLWGVLFGWAKLEKHGTYKMVASIGWDLSLGIPKRVMRLSLLDPIENFKGELLHLLLVGYIRKLQNEENMSEALKISEEDESIARAALDLPVFAHHANNLLFE